A genomic region of Rhodothermales bacterium contains the following coding sequences:
- a CDS encoding polysaccharide deacetylase family protein: MPKHAPTAPLQARKRIGCRVQAGEPYRAQAWYALETLLLPLDLRPDADLDGGIWYGTGQPPGDHYLHIPLDPDTPGRITSNVRGTDSAGAPAWVFAGDPIASAFYWLAGCDYQANPSRDRFGRVTAAGSLLEERGLLKEAPVDQLRDWLAERLRAIGVPVQRRRWGTNSWCLVPTTDVDYLRKWRAGIWWRELVEYLLLGRGPGRQPGRLVRGLRESLPGQDPFQRALRRMRQEVEARSGRLSVLFKTGATSAHDVEYRLDSPFALEEVQALKAGGHDIGLHPSFHAYNHPAYLRREVEALRLAVQQPLRSVRSHYLRWQEATTAAAYAEAGFGVDSTLGFPDAAGFRNGTCLPFRPWNHVRNEPEPIQELPLALMESALFNRRGLNAEYALQATAKLIDRVRLHGGACVALWHNVLWDEMDYPGWGSHFLGTLDLAIQQEATIESLAGALTVWG; this comes from the coding sequence GTGCCCAAACACGCCCCAACAGCCCCACTGCAAGCCAGAAAGCGCATCGGCTGTCGAGTGCAGGCCGGGGAGCCGTACAGGGCGCAGGCCTGGTACGCCCTGGAAACCCTGCTGCTGCCGCTCGACCTGAGGCCGGACGCAGACCTTGACGGCGGTATCTGGTACGGGACCGGGCAGCCGCCCGGCGATCACTACCTCCACATTCCTCTCGACCCCGATACGCCGGGTCGCATAACGTCAAATGTTCGAGGCACCGATTCGGCCGGGGCTCCGGCGTGGGTATTTGCCGGAGACCCCATCGCCAGTGCATTCTACTGGTTGGCAGGATGTGACTACCAGGCCAACCCGAGCCGCGATCGGTTTGGGCGGGTGACCGCAGCCGGCAGCTTGCTTGAGGAGCGCGGTCTCCTAAAGGAGGCGCCGGTGGATCAGCTGCGGGATTGGTTGGCCGAGCGGCTGCGGGCAATCGGTGTGCCCGTGCAGCGGCGGCGGTGGGGAACGAACAGCTGGTGCCTGGTGCCCACCACGGATGTCGACTACCTGCGCAAATGGAGGGCAGGCATCTGGTGGCGCGAGTTGGTCGAGTACCTCCTGCTCGGGAGAGGTCCAGGGCGTCAACCGGGCCGTCTGGTTCGGGGGCTGAGGGAGAGTCTGCCGGGCCAGGATCCGTTTCAGCGTGCCCTGCGACGCATGCGGCAGGAGGTTGAGGCCCGATCAGGCAGGCTCTCGGTCCTGTTCAAGACGGGAGCGACGAGCGCACACGACGTGGAGTACCGGCTCGATAGCCCATTCGCGCTCGAAGAAGTGCAGGCCCTGAAGGCCGGCGGCCACGACATCGGCTTGCACCCATCCTTTCACGCCTACAATCATCCGGCATACTTGCGCCGGGAGGTGGAGGCCTTGCGGCTGGCCGTGCAGCAGCCTCTGCGCAGTGTGCGCTCCCACTATCTTCGCTGGCAGGAGGCTACTACGGCGGCTGCTTATGCCGAAGCCGGGTTTGGGGTGGACTCCACGCTGGGCTTTCCTGACGCGGCCGGATTCAGGAACGGAACCTGTCTGCCGTTTCGGCCCTGGAATCATGTCAGGAATGAGCCTGAGCCGATTCAGGAGCTGCCCCTGGCGCTCATGGAGTCGGCCCTCTTCAACCGCCGCGGCCTGAATGCTGAGTATGCACTCCAGGCCACGGCGAAGCTCATCGATCGTGTGCGATTGCACGGCGGTGCGTGCGTGGCGCTCTGGCACAATGTGCTCTGGGACGAGATGGACTATCCCGGATGGGGGAGTCACTTTCTGGGAACGTTGGATCTGGCGATCCAGCAGGAGGCAACCATCGAATCCCTTGCCGGAGCACTGACCGTCTGGGGCTGA
- a CDS encoding efflux RND transporter permease subunit — protein sequence MKIIDVATRRRVTIAMFTVAVALFGSVSLSRLNLNLLPDLSYPTLTIRSEYEGAAPVEIENLLTKPVEEALGVVKNVKEMRSVSRTGQSDVVLEFEWGTDMDMASIDVRERLDALLLPLEATRPVLLRFDPSFDPVMRYALYMEADVRRADAGENPVQTVALEDASEDTEDLKVLRRFADEQLKKELEAALGVAAVKISGGLEDEVQILVDQEKLAQLGIPIERIVQVIRAENVNLSGGRLEEGVQQFLVRTVNQFQTVSQIGDVIVETRQARPIYLRDVADVRMGYKEREAITRINGREAVELAVYKEGDANTVSVADAVKSRLDRTQNLFPEGVRIENVYDQSTFIRSAVDDVVNAGIVGGLLAVLVLYLFLRNLAATLIISVSIPVSVIATFNMMYGYDLTLNIMSLGGLALGIGLLVDNSIVVLENISRHRERGEPPLEAARKGASEVGRAVIASTLTTVAVFFPLVFVQGIAGQLFRDQALTVTFSLLASLIVAITLIPMLASLGGRAEKVFEVPERPPARTRFGRGVRKVRHVLVNRIPFYIARGAFLAGKGIGKASGFVMKPIAGGFNRGFDMIAARYKPALVWSLDHRAGVLLVAIGIFAGSIALIPSLGIELIPQLAQDEFNVEMQLAPGTPLTETDAAMARVQRVAAAAPNVRASFSVSGSGNRMDSNPEEGGENWGELHVALATGSGELGEAEAVNTIRGELGRIPGLQYKIARPTLFSFRTPVELEVTGYDLDDLKLVSQALAGRLRQSDRFTDVKSTMEVGHPEVQIRFDRERAAALGLSVSNVADRLVSNVRGSVATRYSWNDRKIDVLVRTREEDRASVDQLRDLIVNPESERPVTLNAIADLEVGLGPSEIRRVSQQRVALVTANLSYGDLGAAAEELSAAMASVRTPPGTSVRIAGQNQEMSDSFRSLILALLLAVFLVYLVMASQFESLLHPFVIFFSIPLAAVGAILALWVTGSTVSVVVFIGLILLAGIVVNNAIVLVDLINQLRTGGMEKVEAIIEAGSQRLRPILMTTLTTTLGLVPLAIGFGEGAEIRAPMAITVIGGLVVSTALTLLVIPTMYAVLDRTR from the coding sequence ATGAAGATTATTGACGTCGCCACGCGGCGAAGGGTGACCATTGCCATGTTCACGGTGGCCGTGGCCCTGTTCGGCTCGGTTTCCCTGTCCCGGCTGAATCTGAATCTGTTGCCGGATCTGTCGTATCCGACGCTGACCATTCGATCTGAGTATGAAGGCGCCGCGCCGGTCGAGATTGAAAACCTCCTGACCAAGCCGGTTGAGGAGGCCCTCGGCGTCGTCAAGAACGTCAAGGAGATGCGCAGCGTCTCCCGAACCGGTCAGTCCGATGTCGTGCTCGAATTCGAGTGGGGCACGGACATGGATATGGCGTCCATCGATGTGCGAGAGCGCCTGGACGCATTGCTGCTTCCGCTGGAGGCCACGCGGCCGGTCCTGCTTCGGTTCGATCCTTCGTTTGACCCGGTGATGCGCTACGCCCTCTACATGGAGGCTGACGTGCGACGGGCGGACGCGGGAGAGAACCCGGTTCAAACCGTGGCACTTGAGGATGCGAGCGAAGACACCGAGGACCTAAAGGTGCTTCGACGCTTCGCGGACGAGCAGCTGAAGAAAGAGCTGGAGGCTGCGCTCGGCGTGGCTGCCGTCAAGATCAGCGGCGGGCTCGAGGATGAGGTGCAGATTCTGGTGGACCAAGAGAAGCTGGCCCAGCTCGGAATCCCCATCGAACGCATCGTCCAGGTCATCCGCGCGGAGAACGTCAACCTGTCCGGGGGCAGGCTGGAGGAAGGTGTGCAGCAGTTCCTGGTGCGCACGGTCAATCAGTTTCAGACGGTTTCCCAGATCGGCGACGTCATAGTCGAGACCCGGCAGGCCCGGCCGATCTACCTGCGGGACGTGGCCGATGTGCGCATGGGCTACAAGGAGCGGGAAGCGATCACGCGAATCAACGGCCGGGAGGCCGTGGAACTCGCGGTCTACAAGGAAGGTGACGCGAACACGGTTTCCGTGGCTGATGCCGTCAAGTCACGCCTGGATCGCACCCAGAACCTGTTCCCCGAGGGGGTACGCATAGAGAACGTGTACGACCAGTCCACCTTCATCCGCAGTGCGGTGGACGATGTGGTCAATGCCGGCATTGTCGGTGGTCTGCTTGCAGTACTGGTGCTCTACCTGTTCCTGAGGAATCTCGCGGCGACCCTGATCATTTCGGTGTCCATACCGGTCTCGGTCATCGCCACATTCAACATGATGTACGGGTACGACCTGACCCTGAACATCATGTCGCTTGGCGGACTGGCGCTTGGAATCGGCCTCCTGGTAGACAACTCGATTGTCGTGCTCGAGAACATTTCGAGACACCGGGAGCGCGGCGAGCCGCCACTGGAGGCCGCCAGGAAGGGCGCGAGCGAAGTCGGTCGCGCCGTCATCGCCTCCACGCTGACCACGGTGGCCGTGTTCTTCCCGCTGGTGTTCGTGCAGGGTATTGCCGGGCAGCTGTTCCGCGATCAGGCGCTGACCGTGACCTTTTCGCTTCTGGCCTCGCTGATCGTCGCCATCACTCTCATTCCCATGCTCGCTTCGCTCGGCGGCCGGGCCGAGAAGGTGTTCGAGGTGCCGGAAAGGCCGCCGGCCAGGACCCGGTTCGGCCGGGGGGTGCGCAAGGTTCGGCACGTGCTGGTCAATCGCATTCCGTTCTACATCGCACGCGGCGCCTTCCTCGCCGGAAAGGGGATCGGCAAGGCGTCCGGCTTTGTGATGAAGCCCATTGCAGGCGGCTTCAACCGCGGCTTCGATATGATCGCCGCGCGCTACAAACCCGCGCTGGTATGGTCGCTTGACCACCGGGCCGGCGTGCTGCTGGTAGCGATCGGCATCTTCGCAGGATCCATCGCCCTGATTCCAAGCCTGGGCATCGAACTGATCCCGCAGCTCGCGCAGGACGAGTTCAATGTGGAGATGCAGCTTGCCCCGGGCACGCCCCTGACCGAGACGGACGCGGCGATGGCTCGCGTGCAGCGCGTGGCCGCAGCCGCACCCAACGTGCGCGCATCGTTCTCCGTATCGGGCAGCGGCAACCGCATGGACTCCAACCCTGAAGAGGGCGGGGAGAACTGGGGTGAGCTGCATGTGGCCCTGGCCACCGGATCCGGTGAGCTCGGCGAGGCCGAGGCGGTCAATACGATTCGCGGCGAGCTCGGTCGCATTCCGGGGCTTCAGTACAAGATTGCCCGACCGACACTCTTCAGTTTCCGTACCCCGGTCGAGCTGGAGGTCACCGGGTACGACCTCGATGACCTCAAACTGGTCTCTCAGGCGCTTGCGGGCCGGCTACGGCAATCAGACCGCTTCACCGACGTCAAATCCACCATGGAGGTGGGTCATCCGGAGGTCCAGATCCGTTTCGACCGGGAGCGGGCGGCTGCACTTGGGTTATCTGTTTCCAATGTGGCGGACCGTCTGGTCTCCAATGTGCGCGGGTCCGTGGCGACGCGCTACTCCTGGAACGATCGCAAGATCGATGTGCTGGTGCGCACCCGTGAGGAGGATCGCGCCTCGGTCGATCAGCTGCGCGACCTGATCGTAAATCCCGAGTCGGAGCGTCCTGTGACGCTGAACGCGATTGCCGACCTCGAAGTCGGCCTCGGTCCGAGTGAGATCCGCCGAGTAAGCCAGCAGCGTGTGGCCCTGGTCACCGCCAATCTGAGCTACGGCGATCTCGGCGCTGCCGCAGAGGAATTGTCTGCCGCGATGGCGTCCGTGCGCACGCCTCCCGGTACCTCGGTGCGCATTGCAGGACAGAACCAGGAGATGTCGGACAGCTTCCGTTCGCTGATTCTGGCGCTCCTGCTGGCGGTCTTCCTGGTCTATCTCGTCATGGCTTCGCAGTTTGAGAGCCTGCTGCACCCCTTCGTCATTTTCTTTTCCATCCCCCTGGCGGCTGTCGGCGCCATCCTGGCCTTGTGGGTGACCGGATCTACGGTAAGCGTGGTCGTCTTTATCGGCCTCATCCTGCTGGCCGGCATTGTGGTGAACAATGCCATCGTACTGGTGGACCTGATCAACCAGCTGCGCACGGGTGGCATGGAGAAGGTTGAGGCGATCATCGAGGCCGGTTCCCAGCGGCTCCGGCCCATTCTGATGACCACCCTGACGACCACGCTCGGCCTTGTGCCCCTGGCGATCGGTTTCGGAGAAGGCGCGGAGATCCGCGCACCGATGGCGATCACCGTGATTGGCGGTCTGGTGGTATCCACGGCCCTGACGCTGCTGGTCATTCCGACCATGTACGCGGTGCTCGACAGAACGAGGTAG
- a CDS encoding cyclase family protein, with protein sequence MPLSLVRFYINGAAWVADLTRPAVLARPVAFEGDRETWMGAHPAGSEPMRSGDFVGSVAQGGPVNAAVLTLTPHGNGTHTEGIGHITRRADPVRVPAAPLPASLVTPRGDLVAALDRAESGFLEAVVLRTGAQPLDPDHMRTLLKAGVRHLIVEAPSVDPEDDGGALLAHRAWWGVEPSGTATHSPRTITELAAIPASLADGPYLLNLQVPALETDAVPSRPILYPVVRSR encoded by the coding sequence ATGCCGCTTTCGCTGGTCCGTTTCTACATCAACGGCGCCGCCTGGGTGGCTGACCTGACCCGACCCGCCGTGCTGGCGCGCCCCGTCGCGTTTGAGGGCGATCGGGAGACCTGGATGGGAGCCCATCCGGCCGGAAGTGAGCCGATGCGCTCCGGAGATTTCGTGGGCAGCGTAGCACAGGGTGGCCCGGTAAATGCCGCTGTACTCACGCTCACACCGCATGGCAACGGCACCCACACCGAAGGCATCGGGCATATCACGCGTCGAGCCGACCCGGTTCGCGTTCCCGCGGCTCCATTGCCTGCGTCCCTGGTGACGCCCCGGGGAGATCTGGTCGCAGCGCTGGACCGTGCCGAGTCCGGGTTTCTGGAGGCCGTCGTCCTGCGCACGGGCGCGCAACCGTTGGACCCGGACCACATGCGCACACTGCTCAAGGCAGGTGTGCGGCATCTGATCGTTGAAGCGCCCTCCGTGGATCCCGAGGATGACGGGGGTGCCTTGCTGGCCCATCGGGCCTGGTGGGGGGTTGAGCCGAGCGGGACGGCGACGCACTCGCCGCGGACCATCACGGAGCTCGCGGCGATTCCTGCTTCTCTGGCAGACGGGCCGTACCTGCTCAATCTTCAGGTCCCTGCCCTTGAGACCGATGCCGTTCCCAGCCGTCCCATCCTCTACCCCGTGGTGCGAAGTCGATAG
- the kynU gene encoding kynureninase, with product MDLTLESAYELDAGDALWRQRARFLRPGDDVIYLAGNSLGLQPRGARALLDHRLREWGEAAVLAWHDSDWMEVEDAVAASMARIVGARPHEVAVTGTLTVNLHLLMASFYRPAGTRTAILMEPDAFPSDQYAAAGQAAWHGLTPSEHVLTAEAGTDEGLIEALDRFGDRIALVLLSGVNYYTGRVFDMQRVTEHARAAGCLVGLDLAHAAGNVPLYLHDWDVDFAAWCGYKYLNGGPGAPAALFVHERHHTADLPRLAGWWGHDPASRFQMPDRFLPARGASGWQVSTPSVLALAPLQASMAMFDEVGMPALLEKSRKLTGFLSELIVHKSPAVEIITPQARGAQLSLKVPGGRATFDALRALGVVCDWREPDVIRVAPTPFYNGFAEMVRFVDRLERALSEAGRP from the coding sequence ATGGACCTTACGCTGGAATCGGCCTACGAACTCGATGCCGGGGATGCACTCTGGCGACAGCGAGCACGCTTCCTGCGTCCGGGCGACGACGTGATTTACCTGGCCGGAAACTCCCTCGGACTCCAGCCTAGAGGCGCGCGCGCACTCCTGGATCACCGTCTGCGGGAATGGGGCGAGGCCGCGGTGCTGGCCTGGCACGACTCTGACTGGATGGAGGTCGAAGACGCCGTTGCGGCGAGTATGGCACGAATCGTCGGTGCCCGCCCCCACGAAGTCGCAGTCACCGGCACGCTTACGGTGAACCTGCACCTCTTGATGGCATCGTTCTACCGCCCCGCAGGCACGCGGACGGCCATCCTCATGGAGCCAGACGCGTTTCCCAGCGACCAGTATGCTGCCGCAGGACAGGCCGCCTGGCACGGCCTGACTCCCTCGGAGCACGTACTGACAGCCGAGGCCGGTACGGACGAGGGACTGATTGAGGCACTGGACAGATTCGGAGACCGCATCGCCCTGGTGCTTCTGTCGGGTGTCAACTATTACACGGGACGGGTCTTTGATATGCAGCGCGTGACTGAGCACGCGCGTGCTGCGGGCTGCCTGGTGGGCCTGGACCTGGCCCACGCCGCGGGCAATGTGCCGCTCTACCTGCATGACTGGGACGTGGATTTCGCAGCCTGGTGTGGATACAAGTACCTGAACGGGGGCCCGGGCGCGCCGGCGGCGTTGTTCGTTCACGAGCGCCATCACACGGCGGACCTGCCTCGCCTGGCCGGTTGGTGGGGCCACGATCCGGCGTCCCGATTTCAGATGCCGGACAGATTCCTCCCGGCCCGCGGAGCATCCGGTTGGCAGGTCAGCACGCCCTCGGTGCTCGCGCTTGCACCCCTTCAGGCATCCATGGCCATGTTTGACGAGGTCGGCATGCCGGCACTCCTGGAGAAAAGCCGCAAACTGACGGGGTTTCTCTCGGAGCTCATCGTCCACAAGTCACCGGCTGTCGAGATCATCACGCCTCAAGCCCGAGGTGCACAGCTTTCCCTCAAGGTGCCCGGGGGACGCGCCACGTTCGACGCCCTCAGGGCGCTGGGCGTTGTCTGCGACTGGCGGGAGCCCGACGTGATTCGGGTCGCTCCCACACCCTTCTACAACGGCTTCGCCGAGATGGTGCGATTCGTCGATCGACTGGAGCGCGCGCTTTCCGAGGCCGGACGCCCCTAG
- the hpt gene encoding hypoxanthine phosphoribosyltransferase — protein MQSTLKTASDSVVINGDRFRPYLTRDVIADRVRAIAAQIDRDLDGTVPILVGVLNGAFIFLADLMRELSIECEVDFLKLSSYGAAKISSGKVHELKSLDADIEGRHVILVEDIVDTGLSMQFLMDKMQELKPASVRTAVLLHKVDATRIPLSLDYVGFEIDNLFVVGYGLDYAQVGRQLADIYILDDD, from the coding sequence ATGCAGTCCACTTTGAAGACCGCCTCTGACTCCGTCGTCATCAACGGCGATCGGTTCCGCCCCTACCTGACACGCGATGTGATCGCCGACCGCGTGCGTGCGATCGCCGCACAGATAGACCGGGACCTGGATGGCACCGTGCCGATCCTGGTCGGCGTGCTGAACGGAGCGTTCATCTTCCTTGCCGACCTCATGCGTGAGCTCTCGATCGAGTGTGAGGTGGACTTCCTCAAGCTGTCCTCCTACGGTGCCGCGAAGATCTCGAGTGGCAAGGTGCACGAACTCAAGTCACTGGATGCCGATATCGAGGGGCGTCATGTCATCCTGGTGGAGGACATCGTCGATACGGGCCTTTCCATGCAGTTCCTGATGGACAAAATGCAGGAACTGAAGCCGGCTTCAGTACGCACGGCCGTGCTGCTTCACAAAGTGGATGCCACCCGCATTCCCTTGTCACTCGATTACGTCGGCTTCGAGATCGACAACCTGTTTGTCGTCGGTTACGGCCTGGACTATGCGCAGGTAGGTCGTCAGCTGGCGGACATCTACATCCTGGACGACGACTAG
- the tilS gene encoding tRNA lysidine(34) synthetase TilS: protein MSLLDRSTLPNGGRLIVALSGGVDSVALAALLADDDRDLVCVHVHHGLRESADADAQTAEAVARALGVPFDLRRVDVPVQGSPQAAARHARYGALADAAAEHGAFHVVTAHHLEDQAETVLLNLFRGTGPDGLAGMAPVSPLPGSPDLVLIRPLLEARKSELRAVVERLGLPTVEDPSNSDLRYRRNALRARVMPVVRDIFGEHAPEAVARSARLLRGLLDDTLNPMSEALLNEVMRPLPDTHLEAEGVLLDLDGLAAQSLEWQGRLVLEALQEAGIDGPRDENTALSVLGLLDAQPGRRVTVGSGEVWREREGLAVLSRATHPDSELLFERGRGASFGRLAFRAQSASYYFEPVSWGAAVPFQGPFLVRPWRPGDRIAIRDGSTKVKDVLTDSRVPSFARASFPVVEVNGQVVWIPGIRAMWLSDAEKSGTTWVRLSALAE from the coding sequence GTGAGTCTGCTCGACCGCAGCACGCTGCCGAACGGCGGGCGTTTGATCGTGGCTCTCTCGGGGGGCGTGGACTCGGTGGCGCTGGCTGCCCTGCTGGCCGATGACGACCGGGACCTTGTGTGTGTACACGTGCACCATGGTCTTCGAGAATCCGCGGACGCGGACGCCCAGACTGCCGAGGCGGTTGCACGCGCGCTCGGAGTGCCGTTTGACCTGCGGCGCGTCGACGTGCCCGTCCAGGGGTCGCCTCAGGCGGCAGCGAGGCATGCTCGATATGGCGCGTTGGCCGACGCGGCTGCCGAGCACGGAGCATTCCATGTCGTAACCGCACACCACCTTGAGGACCAGGCAGAGACCGTCCTGCTGAACCTTTTCCGCGGTACCGGACCGGACGGGCTGGCCGGGATGGCGCCCGTGTCGCCCCTGCCCGGATCGCCTGATCTGGTTCTGATTCGTCCCCTTCTGGAGGCAAGGAAGTCGGAATTGCGGGCCGTCGTGGAGCGGCTGGGGTTGCCGACGGTCGAAGATCCGTCGAACTCCGACCTTCGCTACCGCAGAAACGCCCTGAGAGCCCGCGTCATGCCGGTTGTGCGTGATATTTTCGGCGAGCACGCACCCGAAGCGGTCGCCCGATCGGCGCGACTGCTCCGTGGACTACTCGACGATACCCTGAACCCGATGTCTGAAGCCCTGCTCAACGAGGTCATGCGGCCGCTTCCGGATACCCATCTGGAGGCCGAAGGCGTCTTGCTGGACCTCGACGGGTTGGCGGCGCAATCCCTGGAATGGCAAGGCCGTCTGGTCCTTGAAGCTCTTCAGGAGGCCGGTATTGATGGCCCTCGCGACGAAAATACCGCCTTGTCCGTGCTGGGCCTGCTGGACGCGCAGCCGGGCCGCCGCGTGACGGTCGGATCAGGTGAGGTGTGGCGCGAGCGGGAGGGATTGGCCGTTCTCTCGCGGGCAACACATCCCGACTCCGAGCTTCTCTTCGAGCGGGGTCGTGGTGCCAGCTTCGGTCGCCTGGCGTTCCGGGCGCAAAGCGCATCGTACTACTTTGAGCCAGTCTCCTGGGGGGCGGCGGTGCCGTTTCAGGGACCGTTTCTGGTGCGCCCCTGGAGGCCGGGAGATCGCATCGCGATTCGCGACGGCTCGACCAAGGTCAAGGACGTGCTGACCGACTCGCGGGTACCCTCGTTCGCCCGCGCATCGTTTCCGGTGGTCGAAGTGAACGGTCAGGTGGTCTGGATTCCGGGAATTCGGGCCATGTGGCTATCGGACGCGGAGAAATCCGGCACCACCTGGGTTCGTCTCTCTGCGCTTGCCGAATAA
- a CDS encoding HD domain-containing protein → MSSRITLFSDPVHGFVSVPRGDLFDLIQTPEVQRLRRIRQLGVGYMVFPGAEHSRFGHALGAMALMRDALKTLLDKGTDIPPEEIFAASAAALLHDIGHGPFSHTLEDVLIEGFEHEAMSRELIVSLNERFGGRLGLTLQIFDGDYHRPFLHELVSSQLDMDRLDYLRRDSYYTGVVEGRVGIGRIVKSLRVTPQQMLAVEHKGLYAVESFLIARRLMYWQVYLHKTVVAGDQVLRSALRRARDLACEGHPDVLDAAAPPLRPFISTTVNAADIKEPEIRDAYASLDDSDILYSLKRWADSQDAILADLASRFLDRRFFRTAVMPRQPRPAHLEEYRDQVRRWMSDQGLPVDSERDCDYYCNSGWLRHRAYDAEQHPIRVRMEEGIQELTAAADSEAIASLANVEKKAFVCGPKEVPFRTNRVPA, encoded by the coding sequence TTGTCGAGTCGAATCACGCTTTTCTCCGATCCGGTGCACGGTTTCGTCTCCGTGCCCCGTGGCGATCTGTTTGACCTGATACAGACGCCGGAGGTGCAGCGGCTGCGCCGCATCCGCCAGTTGGGCGTTGGGTACATGGTATTTCCAGGCGCGGAGCACTCTCGCTTCGGGCATGCCCTGGGTGCCATGGCGCTGATGCGGGACGCCCTGAAGACGCTGCTCGACAAAGGCACTGACATTCCCCCGGAAGAGATCTTTGCAGCCTCCGCCGCCGCGCTGCTGCACGACATCGGCCACGGACCCTTTTCCCACACGCTGGAGGACGTGCTCATCGAGGGCTTTGAACACGAAGCCATGAGCCGTGAGCTCATTGTGTCCCTGAATGAGCGCTTCGGAGGCAGACTGGGGCTGACGCTGCAGATCTTCGACGGCGACTACCACCGTCCCTTCCTGCATGAACTGGTATCAAGCCAACTGGACATGGATCGCCTGGACTACCTCAGGCGGGACTCATACTACACCGGCGTGGTGGAAGGACGCGTCGGCATCGGCCGGATCGTGAAATCGCTTCGCGTGACGCCGCAGCAGATGCTTGCCGTGGAGCACAAGGGCCTGTACGCGGTGGAGAGTTTCCTCATCGCGCGGCGCCTGATGTACTGGCAGGTATACCTGCACAAGACCGTGGTGGCCGGCGACCAGGTCCTTCGCTCGGCGCTTCGGAGAGCCCGGGATCTCGCCTGCGAGGGCCACCCGGATGTGCTCGACGCGGCCGCTCCGCCGCTGAGACCGTTCATCAGCACGACAGTGAACGCCGCCGATATCAAGGAGCCGGAGATTCGGGATGCGTATGCCTCCCTGGACGACTCGGACATCCTCTACTCGCTCAAGCGATGGGCTGACTCGCAGGACGCCATCCTGGCAGACCTGGCCTCCCGCTTCCTGGATCGCCGATTTTTCCGCACGGCCGTCATGCCGCGACAGCCCCGCCCCGCCCATCTCGAGGAGTACCGCGACCAGGTCCGCCGATGGATGTCGGACCAGGGACTACCGGTCGATTCGGAGCGTGATTGCGACTACTACTGCAATTCGGGTTGGCTGCGCCACAGGGCTTACGATGCTGAACAGCATCCCATCCGGGTTCGCATGGAGGAGGGCATTCAGGAGCTGACCGCTGCGGCCGACTCGGAGGCCATCGCCTCGCTGGCCAACGTGGAAAAGAAGGCCTTCGTATGCGGACCGAAGGAGGTCCCCTTCCGCACCAACAGGGTGCCGGCCTGA
- a CDS encoding efflux RND transporter periplasmic adaptor subunit — MNEPIRRPAPQALLSLFLVTLLAGSTLIISGCNGDAEGAPTEEEEEVPALPVETTAASVGDISAFFSGTATLTADDETDVVAKSGGIVTAIYVEEGGYVRKGQALAQLDDERLAIEVARAEAELKRLEGELERNKLLFERQLISAEEIERSQYAFDTQKAAFDLAKLALEHTTVRAPIAGVVSSRMVKVGNMVQTFSPTFRITSFNPLLAEMHVPERELNKLQVGQDATVRVDALPEQVFQGRILRIAPVVDASTGTFKVTVEIRDRSGSLKPGMFGRIGIVYDTHAETVLVPKQAVLTQDDESAVFVVQNDTAFRQLVVRGFENDRFVEVLSGVTAGTEIITTGQTNLRDSSRVEVIR, encoded by the coding sequence ATGAACGAACCCATTCGCCGGCCCGCCCCGCAGGCCCTGCTCTCCCTGTTCCTGGTCACCCTGCTCGCTGGATCCACGCTGATCATTTCGGGCTGCAACGGTGACGCCGAAGGAGCCCCCACCGAGGAAGAAGAGGAAGTACCGGCGCTTCCTGTAGAGACCACCGCCGCTTCCGTAGGTGATATCTCTGCGTTCTTCTCCGGCACTGCCACCCTGACGGCCGATGACGAAACCGACGTGGTCGCCAAGAGTGGCGGCATCGTCACAGCCATCTATGTGGAAGAAGGCGGCTACGTCCGCAAGGGACAGGCGCTGGCTCAACTGGATGATGAGCGTCTGGCCATCGAGGTTGCACGCGCCGAGGCCGAGCTTAAGCGCCTGGAAGGAGAGCTGGAGCGCAACAAGCTGCTCTTCGAGCGCCAGCTGATCTCCGCCGAAGAGATCGAGCGATCGCAGTATGCCTTCGACACCCAGAAGGCCGCCTTCGATCTGGCGAAGCTGGCCCTGGAGCACACGACGGTGCGCGCCCCGATTGCTGGCGTGGTTTCCAGTCGCATGGTAAAAGTGGGCAACATGGTGCAGACCTTCTCGCCCACCTTCCGCATTACGTCGTTCAATCCGCTCCTGGCCGAAATGCACGTGCCGGAGCGCGAGCTGAACAAACTCCAGGTGGGCCAGGACGCTACGGTGCGTGTTGATGCACTGCCGGAGCAGGTATTTCAGGGCCGCATCCTGCGCATTGCCCCCGTGGTCGATGCGTCCACGGGCACATTCAAGGTCACGGTTGAGATTCGCGACCGCTCCGGCAGCCTGAAACCCGGCATGTTCGGTCGCATCGGCATTGTCTACGACACGCATGCAGAGACCGTACTGGTGCCCAAACAGGCCGTGCTCACCCAGGATGACGAGTCCGCCGTATTCGTCGTGCAGAATGACACTGCCTTCCGGCAGCTGGTGGTCCGAGGATTCGAGAATGACCGCTTTGTGGAAGTGCTCAGCGGAGTCACCGCGGGCACGGAGATCATCACCACCGGTCAGACCAACTTGCGCGACAGCTCGCGCGTCGAGGTCATTCGCTGA